A window of Campylobacter pinnipediorum subsp. pinnipediorum contains these coding sequences:
- a CDS encoding autotransporter outer membrane beta-barrel domain-containing protein, which yields MKISKIVSATILSIAVSGSAFGDEAENIENALKKGEITAKNITEKNIEAAKLIAENKKIELKLAQETLAAINAGEEATKEKIEALEDKVSEVIESVLAAKEAAKKAIIIALEEEQKATAAAKIEEARKVVEYTDELLAEAEAQVYIAKEAAELAKAKVAAELAKAKVAVPEDATPEQKAEAIEKAKKEFQAEIETKSKQVDLLNDALAETNVNTGKANKELKEKQEALKKAEEEYNKATTAEQKATKLKVLNDAIKAVAEAKKEVGDANADRAIRAVRKLDSISKNVAESLGDISADNKVLSKLFSEGVKKEDIVKVVENVTSSVTTSVDSMAKISNVDIIKFNTDLSTATRLASLSNPFNADLALASAIKHLKDDSFASSDDSALISIVREYTDRFNYDNNLWGSVLGGKTSAKNGANPKIFGVTLGYDKRFDNMIVGATTTYTQTKADKSDVELKGKNIQLGLYTRGYFDENEVDARINFNFGDNKVKRTTSIGKTDGKFDSFATSFDLTYGRIYQLDNDLMIKPLGGVGYTYLKTKSFAEKGEGALSYSSITTKVANLKAGVELRKYLESGEYFYVTPGVEREIFKNVKDPIVKFIGAENGIKLVGDDKKNTYFTLQTGANFNLTDSLSTNINFGTKLGSKNKFYNGTVGVNYKF from the coding sequence ATGAAAATTTCAAAGATTGTAAGTGCAACTATACTTAGTATTGCTGTAAGTGGTTCCGCTTTTGGTGATGAGGCAGAAAATATAGAAAATGCATTAAAAAAAGGAGAAATAACAGCTAAAAACATAACAGAAAAAAATATAGAAGCAGCCAAACTAATAGCTGAAAATAAAAAAATTGAACTTAAATTAGCACAAGAAACACTAGCGGCTATAAATGCAGGTGAAGAAGCCACTAAAGAAAAAATAGAAGCATTAGAGGATAAAGTATCAGAAGTAATAGAATCAGTATTAGCAGCAAAAGAAGCAGCAAAAAAAGCAATAATTATAGCATTAGAAGAAGAACAAAAAGCAACAGCAGCAGCTAAAATAGAAGAAGCAAGAAAAGTAGTAGAGTATACAGATGAGCTATTGGCTGAAGCTGAAGCTCAAGTTTACATAGCCAAAGAAGCAGCAGAACTAGCAAAAGCCAAAGTGGCAGCAGAACTAGCAAAAGCCAAAGTGGCAGTTCCAGAAGATGCGACACCAGAACAAAAAGCAGAAGCAATTGAAAAAGCTAAAAAAGAATTTCAAGCAGAAATAGAAACTAAATCTAAACAAGTAGATTTATTAAATGATGCTTTAGCGGAAACTAATGTTAACACAGGTAAAGCTAATAAAGAACTAAAAGAAAAACAAGAAGCATTAAAAAAAGCTGAAGAAGAATATAATAAAGCTACTACAGCAGAACAAAAAGCCACTAAACTAAAAGTACTTAATGATGCTATAAAAGCAGTAGCAGAGGCTAAAAAAGAAGTAGGTGATGCTAATGCTGATCGTGCTATTCGTGCGGTTAGAAAGCTAGATAGTATAAGCAAAAATGTAGCAGAGTCTTTAGGTGATATATCAGCAGATAATAAAGTGTTAAGTAAACTATTTTCAGAAGGTGTTAAAAAAGAAGATATTGTTAAGGTAGTTGAGAATGTAACAAGCTCTGTAACAACATCAGTTGATTCAATGGCTAAAATATCTAATGTAGATATCATTAAGTTTAATACAGATCTTTCAACTGCTACAAGACTTGCAAGTCTAAGCAACCCATTCAATGCTGATTTAGCATTAGCAAGTGCTATTAAACATTTAAAAGATGATAGCTTTGCAAGTAGTGACGACAGTGCATTAATTAGCATAGTAAGAGAATACACAGATAGATTTAACTATGACAATAACCTATGGGGAAGTGTATTAGGTGGCAAGACAAGTGCTAAAAATGGTGCAAATCCAAAAATCTTTGGTGTAACTCTTGGTTATGATAAGAGATTTGATAATATGATAGTTGGTGCAACTACAACTTATACTCAAACAAAAGCAGACAAAAGTGATGTTGAGTTAAAAGGTAAAAATATCCAATTAGGTCTTTATACAAGAGGATACTTTGATGAGAATGAAGTAGATGCAAGAATCAACTTTAACTTTGGAGATAACAAGGTAAAAAGAACAACTAGTATAGGTAAAACTGATGGTAAGTTTGATTCATTTGCAACATCTTTTGATCTAACTTATGGTCGCATATATCAGTTAGACAATGATTTAATGATTAAACCACTCGGTGGTGTTGGATATACATATCTAAAAACAAAATCATTTGCTGAAAAAGGCGAGGGTGCTTTATCGTATAGCTCTATAACAACAAAAGTAGCTAACTTAAAAGCCGGTGTTGAGTTAAGAAAATATCTTGAATCTGGTGAATACTTCTATGTAACTCCTGGCGTAGAAAGAGAGATATTTAAAAATGTTAAAGATCCTATAGTTAAATTTATAGGAGCAGAGAATGGCATTAAACTAGTAGGTGATGATAAGAAAAATACTTACTTCACTTTACAAACAGGTGCTAACTTCAACCTAACAGATAGCTTAAGCACAAATATCAACTTTGGAACAAAACTAGGTTCTAAAAACAAGTTCTATAACGGAACCGTAGGTGTTAACTATAAGTTTTAA